A window of the Bacteroides thetaiotaomicron VPI-5482 genome harbors these coding sequences:
- a CDS encoding glycoside hydrolase family 125 protein: MLLCGGQMQAANTMSGMHVCVTDAIQKDNRPEVSKRLFRSNAVEKEIIRVQKLLKNEKLAWMFANCFPNTIDTTVHFRKGADGKPDTFVYTGDIHAMWLRDSGAQVWPYVQLANSDPELKEMLAGVILRQFKCINIDPYANAFNDGAVEDNHWMSDLTDMKPELHERKWEIDSLCYPLRLAYHYWKTTGDASIFSEEWIQAITNVLKTFKEQQRKDGVGPYKFQRKTERALDTLNNDGLGAPVKPVGLIVSCFRPSDDATTLQYLVPSNFFAVSSLRKAAEILDKVNKKTALAKECKDLAKEVETALKKYAVYNHPKYGKIYAFEVDGFGNHFLMDDANVPSLLAMPYLGDVDVNDPIYQNTRKFVWSEDNPYFFKGKAGEGIGGPHIGYDMVWPMSIMMKAFTSKDDAEIKTCIKMLMDTDAGTGFMHESFHKDDPKNFTRAWFAWQNTLFGELILKLVNEGKVDLLNSIN, encoded by the coding sequence ATGCTCCTTTGTGGCGGTCAGATGCAGGCTGCAAATACGATGTCCGGAATGCATGTATGTGTGACGGACGCTATTCAGAAAGACAATCGTCCGGAAGTTTCCAAACGTCTTTTCCGTTCGAATGCGGTAGAAAAGGAAATCATCCGTGTGCAGAAACTTCTGAAAAACGAGAAACTGGCATGGATGTTCGCAAACTGTTTCCCCAATACCATCGATACTACCGTACACTTCCGCAAAGGCGCGGATGGCAAACCGGATACATTCGTTTATACGGGCGACATTCACGCAATGTGGCTTCGTGACTCGGGTGCGCAGGTATGGCCGTATGTGCAGTTGGCAAACTCCGATCCCGAACTGAAAGAGATGCTGGCAGGTGTTATCCTCCGCCAGTTCAAATGTATCAATATCGATCCGTATGCAAACGCATTTAATGACGGTGCCGTTGAAGACAATCACTGGATGAGTGACCTGACCGATATGAAGCCGGAACTGCACGAGCGTAAATGGGAAATCGATTCACTTTGCTACCCGCTGCGTCTGGCTTATCACTACTGGAAAACAACCGGAGATGCCAGCATCTTCTCAGAAGAATGGATTCAGGCTATCACCAATGTGCTGAAAACATTCAAGGAACAACAGCGCAAAGACGGAGTTGGCCCGTATAAATTCCAGCGTAAGACAGAACGTGCATTGGATACATTGAATAATGACGGACTCGGAGCACCAGTGAAACCGGTTGGTCTGATCGTCTCCTGCTTCCGTCCTTCGGATGATGCGACGACTCTTCAATATCTGGTACCTTCCAATTTCTTTGCCGTATCTTCATTGCGCAAAGCAGCCGAAATACTTGATAAGGTAAATAAGAAGACTGCTTTGGCTAAGGAATGCAAAGACCTGGCAAAGGAAGTAGAGACAGCATTGAAGAAATATGCGGTATACAACCACCCGAAATATGGTAAAATCTATGCTTTTGAGGTAGACGGCTTCGGAAATCACTTCCTGATGGATGATGCCAATGTACCGAGCCTGCTTGCCATGCCTTATCTGGGTGATGTAGATGTAAACGATCCTATCTATCAGAATACCCGTAAATTCGTGTGGAGCGAAGACAATCCTTACTTCTTCAAAGGCAAGGCAGGCGAAGGTATCGGCGGACCGCATATCGGTTATGATATGGTGTGGCCGATGAGTATCATGATGAAAGCCTTCACCAGCAAGGATGATGCGGAAATCAAAACCTGTATCAAAATGCTGATGGATACCGATGCCGGAACAGGCTTTATGCATGAATCTTTCCACAAAGACGATCCGAAGAACTTCACCCGTGCCTGGTTTGCCTGGCAGAATACGCTTTTCGGAGAACTGATTCTTAAGTTGGTTAACGAAGGCAAAGTAGATTTATTGAATAGTATCAATTAA
- a CDS encoding GH92 family glycosyl hydrolase: MKKLALLAFTLFSAWNMDAKTITGPVDYVSPLVGTQSKHALSTGNTYPAIALPWGMNFWVPQTGKMGDGWAYTYDADKIRGFKQTHQPSPWINDYGQFSIMPITGKAVFDQDQRASWFSHKAETATPYYYKVYLADHDVVTEIAPTERAAAFRFTFPENDHSYVVVDAFDNGSFVKVIPSENKIIGYTTKNSGGVPANFKNYFVLEFDKPFTYTAAVANGNIDTNKLEANDKHAGALIGFKTRKGEQVNVRVASSFISPEQAELNLKELGKDNIDQIAAKGRKVWNDVLGRIEVEDDDIDHLRTFYSCLYRSVLFPRSFYEIDAKGDIVHYSPYNGEVLPGYMFTDTGFWDTFRCLFPFLNLMYPSMNMKMQEGLVNTYKESGFLPEWASPGHRGCMVGNNSASVVADAYLKGLKGYDIETLWEAVKHGANAVHPQVSSTGRLGYDYYNKLGYVPYNVGINENAARTLEYAYNDWCIYQLGKALNKPKKEIEIFAKRAMNYKNLYDPEHKLMRGKNEDGKFQSPFNPLKWGDAFTEGNSWHYTWSVFHDPQGLIDLMGGKDGFNQMMDSVFILPPVFDDSYYGGVIHEIREMQIMNMGNYAHGNQPIQHMLYMYNYSGQPWKAQHWIREVMDKLYTPAPDGYCGDEDNGQTSAWYVFSAMGFYPVCPGTDEYILGTPYFKQMKLHLENGKTVTISAPNNGDDKRYISSMTLNGKDHTKNYVTHEDLMNGASITFKMDSKPNEQRGTKETDFPYSFSNEFKKKK, translated from the coding sequence ATGAAAAAACTCGCTCTATTAGCTTTTACTTTATTTAGTGCGTGGAATATGGATGCTAAAACGATTACCGGACCAGTGGACTATGTTAGTCCGCTGGTAGGTACTCAGTCCAAGCACGCCTTATCTACCGGAAACACTTATCCCGCTATCGCCCTTCCCTGGGGAATGAACTTTTGGGTTCCCCAGACCGGAAAAATGGGGGATGGCTGGGCATATACCTATGATGCCGATAAAATCAGAGGTTTTAAACAAACCCACCAGCCCAGCCCCTGGATCAATGATTACGGTCAGTTCTCCATCATGCCGATTACCGGTAAAGCCGTTTTCGATCAGGATCAGCGTGCCAGCTGGTTCTCGCATAAAGCAGAAACGGCTACTCCTTACTATTACAAAGTATACCTTGCCGACCATGATGTAGTAACCGAGATTGCTCCGACAGAAAGAGCGGCAGCATTCCGCTTCACTTTCCCTGAGAACGATCACTCTTATGTAGTTGTAGATGCTTTCGACAACGGTTCGTTTGTGAAAGTCATCCCTTCGGAAAACAAGATTATCGGTTATACGACCAAGAACAGCGGCGGTGTTCCTGCAAACTTCAAGAATTACTTCGTACTGGAGTTTGACAAGCCTTTTACTTATACGGCAGCTGTTGCCAATGGTAACATCGATACCAATAAACTGGAAGCCAACGATAAGCATGCCGGCGCATTGATCGGCTTTAAAACCCGTAAAGGCGAACAGGTAAATGTACGTGTAGCTTCTTCTTTCATCAGCCCCGAACAGGCGGAACTGAACTTGAAAGAGTTGGGCAAAGATAACATAGACCAGATTGCGGCAAAAGGCCGTAAGGTATGGAACGACGTTTTGGGACGCATCGAAGTGGAAGATGATGATATCGACCATTTGCGTACTTTCTACTCCTGCCTGTATCGTTCGGTACTTTTCCCCAGAAGCTTCTACGAAATAGACGCGAAAGGAGATATCGTTCACTACAGTCCTTATAATGGTGAAGTACTTCCCGGCTATATGTTTACCGATACCGGTTTTTGGGATACGTTCCGTTGTCTTTTCCCTTTCCTGAACCTGATGTATCCGTCTATGAACATGAAGATGCAGGAAGGATTGGTAAATACCTACAAAGAAAGCGGCTTCCTGCCGGAATGGGCAAGCCCGGGACACAGAGGCTGTATGGTTGGCAACAATTCGGCTTCAGTAGTTGCCGATGCTTACCTGAAAGGTCTGAAAGGATATGATATCGAAACCCTTTGGGAAGCTGTAAAGCACGGAGCTAATGCGGTACATCCGCAGGTTTCTTCTACCGGACGTCTGGGCTATGACTACTACAATAAGCTCGGTTATGTTCCTTACAACGTAGGCATCAATGAAAATGCAGCCCGCACACTGGAGTATGCTTATAATGACTGGTGTATCTATCAGCTGGGTAAGGCCTTGAACAAGCCTAAAAAGGAAATTGAGATCTTTGCAAAGAGAGCCATGAACTATAAGAATCTGTATGATCCCGAACATAAACTGATGCGCGGCAAGAATGAGGATGGCAAATTCCAGTCTCCGTTCAACCCGTTGAAGTGGGGAGACGCTTTCACCGAAGGAAACAGCTGGCATTATACCTGGTCCGTATTCCATGATCCTCAGGGATTGATCGACCTGATGGGCGGAAAAGACGGCTTCAACCAGATGATGGACTCTGTATTTATCCTGCCTCCTGTCTTTGACGACAGCTATTATGGCGGTGTCATCCACGAAATCCGTGAGATGCAGATTATGAATATGGGTAACTATGCACACGGTAACCAGCCTATCCAGCATATGCTGTATATGTACAACTACTCCGGTCAGCCGTGGAAAGCGCAGCACTGGATTCGTGAAGTGATGGATAAGCTTTATACTCCTGCTCCCGACGGTTATTGTGGTGATGAGGACAACGGCCAGACTTCTGCGTGGTATGTGTTCTCTGCTATGGGCTTCTATCCGGTATGTCCGGGTACGGATGAGTATATTCTCGGTACTCCTTACTTCAAACAGATGAAGCTGCATCTTGAAAATGGAAAGACAGTAACCATCTCCGCTCCAAATAACGGAGACGACAAACGTTATATCTCTTCCATGACCTTGAACGGCAAAGACCATACAAAGAACTACGTGACTCACGAGGACCTTATGAACGGTGCTTCCATCACTTTCAAGATGGATTCCAAACCCAATGAGCAGCGTGGTACCAAAGAAACCGATTTCCCTTATTCTTTCTCCAACGAATTTAAAAAGAAAAAGTAA